Below is a genomic region from Candidatus Deferrimicrobiaceae bacterium.
TGGCTCCGGACGGGCAGTGCGCGATGCACGTACCGCACCCGGTGCAGTTCGCGGGGTCGACGACGGGGGACACCGTGGAATGCTGGGCGAGCTTCCCCGACCGGGCCGCGCATCCCATCCCCAGGTTCTTGATCGTCCCGCCGAACCCCGACAGCTCGTGCCCCTTGAAATGGGTCACCGCCACGATCGCGTCGGCGTTGACGATCTCCGCTCCGATCGCCACCTCGGGGAAAATCTTTCCCTCGACGGGGACGCTCACGGAACTCTCGCCGCGGATCCCGTCCGCGATGATCAGGGGGGCGCCCACCACCGCGAATGCGAACCCGTTGGCGATCGCCGTCCGCAGGTGGTCCACGGAGTTGCTTCGGCCTCCCACATAGAGCGTGTTGGTGTCCGTCAGAAACGGTTTGCCGCCCGCGGCGGCGATCTCCTCGACCACTTTCCGCACGAAGACCGGCCGGACGAACGAGACGTTCCCCTTCTCCCCGAAGTGGAGCTTCACGGCCGTGAGATCCCCGGGGCCGATCCTGCCGGACAGCCCGGCCGCCCGCAGAAGTTCCCCTGTCTTGTCGATCAGGCTTCTGCCCGGGGGGGCGGAAAGATCGGCGAACCAGACCGTCGACGGCATGCAGAACCCTCCGGATTGACACGAGAGGAATAAAAAACATATAATACATCAATCGAATACGTTCCAACACACTTCCTGATTGGCTCCTCGGAGGTTCCATTCCAATGAATTTCAAAGTGGGAGATTTGGCGGTATACCCGGCCCAGGGTATCGGAATGGTGCAGGCAATCGAAACGAAATCGATCTCGGGGGGGAAGAAGGAATCCTTCTACGTTCTCCGCGTTCTCGACACCGGCGTGACGATCATGATCCCGATGGGCAACGTGGAGCAGGTAGGCCTCCGGCGGATCATGGACGCCAAGGCCGTCCGGTCCATCTACAAGATTCTCCAGAACCGCGAAGTGGGAATCGAACCCCAGCCCTGGAACAGGCGGTATCGCCAGTACATGGACAAACTCAAGTCCGGTTCCCCGTTCGAAATCGCCGAGGTCCTGCGCAACCTTCTCCTTCTCAAGGGGGAAAAGGTCCTCTCGTTCGGGGAGCGGAAGATGCTCGACACGGCACGTTC
It encodes:
- a CDS encoding DUF362 domain-containing protein, with the translated sequence MPSTVWFADLSAPPGRSLIDKTGELLRAAGLSGRIGPGDLTAVKLHFGEKGNVSFVRPVFVRKVVEEIAAAGGKPFLTDTNTLYVGGRSNSVDHLRTAIANGFAFAVVGAPLIIADGIRGESSVSVPVEGKIFPEVAIGAEIVNADAIVAVTHFKGHELSGFGGTIKNLGMGCAARSGKLAQHSTVSPVVDPANCTGCGTCIAHCPSGAIGILSQTALIDPRTCIGCADCIVVCPEQTVKVDWNEAAPMVQKKMVEHAAGALRGKKESSLFLSFVMQISPYCDCYGNNDRPIAPDVGILASADPVALDQACADLVIRSAGRDPFRETHPEIDWTIQLSYAEELGLGTREYLLETL
- a CDS encoding CarD family transcriptional regulator; the encoded protein is MNFKVGDLAVYPAQGIGMVQAIETKSISGGKKESFYVLRVLDTGVTIMIPMGNVEQVGLRRIMDAKAVRSIYKILQNREVGIEPQPWNRRYRQYMDKLKSGSPFEIAEVLRNLLLLKGEKVLSFGERKMLDTARSLLVKEISIARSVSEEVVEADLRRFLNL